In one Sphingomonas sp. AP4-R1 genomic region, the following are encoded:
- a CDS encoding DUF932 domain-containing protein: protein MATLAQHIDAPQVSGAYKVDISRGRNIGRVSSEWYSRPDDEKFLSLDDLYENVRRRAERARTRVVESRAVRVEASMDNAERLSLIVPGEPEPIAPTNWSFGQLSSLVGAPASYLRGLPAALAGINLQHGLLSHRGEQVKLLKTHDGRAELRAVTGPDYGRIWDHELVAAVMKIAGNGVSDTRWKVPGVLDWQSMRYNPYVDVTRETTTLYASDRDVFLFLVDDTHPIEAGKLPNGDPDLFFRGFYCWNSEVGSKALGIATFYLRAVCMNRNLWGVENFEEIRVRHSKFAANRFAHEAAPALETFADSSAMSFIEGIKTARGRIVARSDEDRDSFLRKNGFSKTDTAKIIQSVIAEEGHPPASLFDFVQGITAHARTKSNQDTRLEIEGKARNLFAKAN, encoded by the coding sequence ATGGCAACGCTTGCCCAGCATATCGACGCGCCCCAAGTCTCGGGCGCTTACAAGGTCGACATATCCCGCGGTCGCAACATCGGACGGGTCTCGTCCGAATGGTATTCGCGTCCCGATGACGAAAAATTCCTGTCGCTCGACGACCTCTATGAGAATGTACGCCGTCGCGCTGAACGTGCACGCACGCGTGTCGTCGAGAGCCGCGCCGTCCGGGTCGAGGCGAGCATGGACAATGCCGAACGCTTAAGCCTCATCGTTCCCGGCGAACCCGAACCGATCGCGCCCACCAACTGGTCATTCGGCCAGCTCTCCAGCCTGGTTGGGGCCCCGGCCTCCTATCTCCGGGGCCTTCCGGCCGCGCTCGCCGGCATCAATCTCCAGCATGGGCTGCTCAGCCATCGCGGCGAGCAGGTGAAGCTCCTCAAGACCCATGACGGCCGCGCCGAATTGCGGGCCGTCACCGGACCCGATTATGGCCGGATCTGGGACCATGAGCTGGTCGCGGCGGTCATGAAGATTGCCGGCAACGGCGTCTCCGATACGCGCTGGAAGGTTCCGGGCGTGCTCGACTGGCAGTCGATGCGCTATAACCCCTATGTAGACGTCACGCGCGAGACGACAACGCTCTATGCGTCGGATCGCGACGTCTTCCTGTTCCTGGTCGACGACACGCATCCGATCGAAGCGGGCAAATTGCCGAATGGCGACCCCGATCTCTTCTTTCGCGGCTTCTATTGCTGGAACTCGGAAGTCGGCTCCAAGGCACTGGGAATTGCGACTTTCTATCTCCGCGCCGTGTGTATGAATCGCAATCTGTGGGGCGTTGAAAATTTCGAGGAGATTCGGGTCCGCCACTCGAAATTCGCCGCCAACCGCTTCGCCCATGAAGCTGCGCCCGCGCTCGAAACCTTCGCCGATTCCTCGGCCATGAGCTTCATCGAAGGCATCAAGACCGCGCGCGGCCGCATCGTCGCGCGGTCCGACGAGGACCGCGACTCCTTCCTGCGCAAGAACGGCTTCTCCAAAACCGACACCGCGAAGATCATCCAGTCGGTGATCGCAGAGGAAGGTCATCCGCCCGCAAGCCTGTTCGATTTCGTGCAGGGGATCACCGCGCACGCACGGACCAAGTCCAACCAGGACACGCGGCTCGAAATCGAAGGCAAGGCCCGCAATCTCTTCGCCAAGGCGAACTGA
- a CDS encoding sigma factor-like helix-turn-helix DNA-binding protein — protein MSDHDARALLVEALAFFNDHPRFSLRRDRRRTSYELAARIDAFLAPDTAVPPIVAAARERWANTHILRIDPDEQTVQHDGDGYWVRAWVHVDAAGLAGVGAAPIDRYGRAVAALPEITRQVLLADFLGREDFTAIAVRFGITTQEVEQHIADALAAIAQALDRA, from the coding sequence ATGTCCGACCATGACGCCCGCGCCCTCCTTGTCGAGGCGCTCGCTTTCTTCAACGACCATCCCCGCTTCAGCCTCCGACGCGACCGGCGTCGGACGAGCTACGAACTCGCCGCGCGGATCGACGCCTTCCTTGCGCCCGACACGGCGGTTCCGCCGATCGTGGCTGCCGCCCGCGAACGCTGGGCTAACACGCATATCCTCCGGATCGACCCCGACGAGCAGACTGTCCAACATGATGGCGACGGCTACTGGGTGCGGGCATGGGTGCACGTGGATGCGGCCGGTCTTGCCGGTGTCGGCGCTGCGCCCATCGACCGATACGGCCGTGCGGTTGCTGCACTGCCGGAAATCACCCGTCAGGTTCTTCTGGCGGATTTCCTCGGCCGCGAGGATTTCACTGCGATCGCGGTCCGTTTCGGCATCACCACGCAGGAAGTCGAGCAGCATATCGCCGACGCCCTAGCCGCCATCGCACAGGCACTCGACCGGGCCTGA
- a CDS encoding phosphoadenosine phosphosulfate reductase family protein, giving the protein MLAAHADPLPAIDDTVLAAVRRGAWFAFNLSGGKDSTASAHAAISLLDALGHPRDRRIAIHADLGRAEWRSTPNMVAAIADRLGIPLLVVSRSAGDMVARWEQRFLSGKRRYEALETYNLIGPWSSASLRFCTSELKVQVIGPELARRYRGETVVSVIGLRRDESPSRRSTPISRSDERFAKPGNAAGTRMLSWHPAVDWSAGDVFGIHERHGLPLHEAYVRYRTTRLSCAFCVLASAHDLAASTEAPGNVDLFRHLVAIEANSTFSFQPQRWLADVAPRMLSAALIRDVARAKMLGHERRTLEAAMPPELRFVKGWPPRMPSLAEASLIAKARAPILVHHGLVDNFPGAAAVRARFAVLLAMKAERSR; this is encoded by the coding sequence TTGCTTGCCGCGCATGCCGATCCTTTGCCCGCTATAGACGACACGGTGTTGGCGGCTGTCAGGCGCGGTGCCTGGTTCGCCTTCAACCTTTCGGGCGGCAAGGATTCGACCGCCTCCGCTCATGCCGCGATCTCGCTGCTCGACGCCCTGGGCCATCCGCGCGATCGCCGCATCGCGATCCACGCAGACCTCGGCCGCGCGGAGTGGCGCTCGACCCCGAATATGGTTGCAGCGATCGCCGACAGGTTGGGGATTCCCCTGCTCGTTGTCAGCCGATCGGCAGGCGACATGGTCGCACGCTGGGAGCAGCGCTTTCTTTCCGGCAAGCGCCGTTACGAGGCGCTCGAGACCTATAACCTCATCGGCCCATGGTCATCGGCGTCGCTGCGTTTCTGCACGTCGGAACTGAAGGTCCAGGTGATCGGCCCCGAACTGGCACGCCGCTACCGGGGGGAGACCGTCGTCTCGGTCATCGGACTGCGCCGCGACGAGAGCCCAAGCCGGCGCTCGACCCCGATTTCCCGAAGCGACGAGCGCTTCGCCAAGCCCGGCAATGCCGCCGGCACGCGCATGCTCAGTTGGCATCCGGCGGTCGATTGGAGTGCTGGCGATGTCTTTGGGATCCATGAGCGCCACGGACTGCCGTTGCACGAAGCCTATGTGCGCTATCGCACGACCCGCCTGTCCTGCGCTTTCTGCGTGCTTGCATCGGCGCACGATCTGGCCGCCTCCACCGAGGCTCCCGGAAACGTCGATCTCTTCCGCCATCTGGTGGCGATCGAGGCCAACTCGACCTTTTCCTTCCAGCCGCAGCGATGGCTTGCCGATGTTGCGCCGCGAATGTTGTCGGCCGCACTTATTCGCGACGTCGCCCGCGCCAAAATGCTGGGCCACGAGCGCCGGACGCTCGAAGCGGCAATGCCCCCGGAATTGCGGTTCGTGAAGGGCTGGCCACCGCGAATGCCGAGCCTGGCCGAGGCTTCGCTAATCGCCAAGGCCCGCGCGCCGATCCTCGTCCATCACGGCCTCGTCGACAATTTTCCGGGTGCCGCCGCGGTCCGGGCTCGGTTCGCAGTCCTCCTCGCCATGAAGGCCGAACGGTCACGCTAG
- a CDS encoding type II toxin-antitoxin system Phd/YefM family antitoxin gives MRAETYGAADFKANCLAILDRLARRDLDRVTITKRGHAVAVLTPPPSAAEAVETLHGFMRGSVGISEGFDLLAPILDEPLTASDGKLHQ, from the coding sequence ATGCGAGCTGAAACCTATGGCGCTGCCGACTTCAAGGCCAATTGCCTAGCGATTCTGGACCGTCTCGCGCGTCGCGATCTCGATCGGGTGACCATTACCAAGCGCGGGCACGCTGTTGCCGTGCTGACGCCGCCGCCCAGCGCGGCTGAAGCCGTCGAGACGCTGCACGGTTTCATGCGCGGCTCCGTCGGTATCTCCGAAGGGTTCGATTTGCTGGCGCCTATACTCGATGAACCATTGACCGCGAGCGACGGCAAGCTGCATCAGTGA
- a CDS encoding type II toxin-antitoxin system VapC family toxin has product MTKKKKPEPLPRAVLLDTCAVIWLANGDPIGPDALAAISHAALADGIFVSPASAWEVGLLSRIRGDKRPAVSFLPDPNSWFARFMGGPGIKEAPLLPEIAIASSHLPDPLHGDPADRFVIATARYHQIPIVTRDGKIIDYAAEGHVGVIAC; this is encoded by the coding sequence GTGACGAAGAAGAAAAAGCCCGAGCCTCTACCAAGGGCAGTGCTGCTGGACACCTGCGCGGTCATCTGGCTGGCCAATGGCGACCCCATTGGCCCTGATGCGCTGGCGGCAATCTCACATGCCGCGCTCGCGGACGGTATTTTCGTGTCCCCCGCGTCAGCCTGGGAAGTAGGGTTACTCAGCCGCATCCGAGGCGACAAGCGGCCTGCCGTTTCATTTCTTCCTGACCCGAATAGCTGGTTCGCCCGTTTCATGGGCGGTCCGGGAATCAAGGAAGCACCACTTCTTCCCGAAATTGCCATTGCGTCGTCGCATCTGCCTGATCCGTTGCATGGCGATCCCGCCGACAGGTTTGTTATCGCGACGGCACGCTATCACCAAATCCCAATCGTTACGCGAGACGGAAAGATCATCGACTATGCCGCCGAGGGGCATGTAGGCGTAATAGCGTGCTGA
- a CDS encoding ATP-binding protein: MSFPATIRPEVGQSLITKVSRLFNGTLGDVLQELFQNARRAGARAIHVAVYNLPTGSALSIYDDGCGIDDPANLLTLGTSGWQQDVRSREDPAGMGVFSLAGRDVLVRSWSRPAGRGWAVHIPADGWEGAVPLAIEPCGIVRGTEIQIMLPAAWEQQLASALRLAARYFPLPVHFEGAQLPCEDFLAGAGQIKLWEGCRIGIFHDSTTEAVHTPRINFHGVTVAARLPTLSEIERPHNWRVRIDIVDAPALQLVLPARKEMVENEALSRLGEAAEIALYRAIACEKSHRLSYKAWARARDLGVVLPEAEPWLNAWTPNIADTSNRYQGEAVRSGPMIIMSNHEPDIEQALSRALAKETPLGGRLVHENRDFEGYRWYDGLPRLLSCSFVLRRDGTLYRYADDVALPDDFEPGPVEDLFAEILLRPGGPSPSEPTLYRVPADMLVCNNGCWTLDEATILFDGQANVQPDALADLIYASLFCYSDDCERDSWDTQSLSFEHEARNLANLLLLGEDEALLARLREAVFEHVQWLIPSGRSLTISADKNRLSLSLDQAA; this comes from the coding sequence ATGTCCTTTCCCGCCACCATCCGGCCTGAGGTCGGTCAGTCGCTCATCACCAAGGTCTCGCGCCTGTTCAACGGCACGCTCGGCGATGTGCTTCAGGAGCTTTTCCAGAACGCCCGCCGCGCCGGTGCCCGCGCGATCCATGTCGCGGTTTATAACCTTCCCACCGGCAGTGCGCTGTCCATCTATGATGACGGCTGCGGCATCGACGATCCCGCCAACCTCCTGACCCTTGGCACATCGGGCTGGCAGCAGGATGTCCGTTCGCGCGAGGATCCGGCCGGCATGGGCGTGTTCAGCCTCGCCGGTCGGGATGTGCTTGTCCGCTCCTGGTCCCGACCGGCAGGGCGTGGCTGGGCGGTCCATATTCCGGCTGATGGATGGGAAGGGGCTGTCCCGCTCGCGATCGAGCCATGCGGGATCGTGCGCGGCACCGAAATCCAGATCATGTTGCCGGCCGCCTGGGAGCAGCAGCTTGCGTCGGCGCTTCGACTCGCGGCCCGATATTTCCCGCTTCCCGTTCATTTCGAGGGCGCGCAGCTTCCGTGCGAGGACTTTCTCGCCGGTGCGGGACAGATCAAGTTATGGGAAGGCTGTCGCATCGGCATCTTCCACGACAGCACGACCGAGGCCGTCCACACGCCCCGCATCAATTTCCATGGCGTGACGGTCGCCGCACGGCTTCCCACGCTGAGCGAAATCGAGAGACCCCATAACTGGCGGGTGCGGATCGATATCGTCGACGCGCCGGCGCTTCAGCTCGTGCTCCCCGCGCGCAAGGAAATGGTCGAGAACGAGGCGCTGTCCCGGCTCGGGGAAGCGGCCGAAATCGCGCTTTACCGCGCCATCGCCTGCGAGAAATCCCATCGGCTCTCCTACAAGGCCTGGGCGCGCGCACGCGACCTTGGTGTCGTTCTTCCCGAAGCCGAACCCTGGCTCAATGCCTGGACGCCCAACATTGCCGACACGTCCAACCGTTATCAGGGCGAGGCCGTTCGCTCGGGCCCTATGATCATCATGTCCAACCACGAACCCGACATCGAGCAGGCACTGTCGCGCGCTCTTGCGAAGGAAACGCCGCTCGGTGGGCGCCTGGTTCACGAGAACCGCGATTTCGAGGGCTATCGCTGGTACGACGGATTGCCGCGTCTTCTGTCCTGCAGCTTCGTCCTGCGGCGCGATGGCACCCTCTATCGCTATGCCGATGACGTCGCTCTGCCCGACGATTTTGAGCCCGGGCCGGTCGAGGACCTCTTCGCCGAGATCCTTCTACGGCCCGGTGGTCCGTCACCCTCCGAACCCACCCTATACCGCGTGCCCGCGGACATGCTGGTCTGCAACAATGGCTGCTGGACGCTCGACGAGGCGACCATCCTGTTCGACGGCCAGGCCAACGTGCAGCCCGACGCGCTTGCCGATCTGATATATGCCAGCCTGTTCTGCTACTCCGACGACTGCGAGCGCGACAGCTGGGATACGCAATCGCTTTCGTTCGAGCATGAAGCCCGCAATCTCGCCAACCTGCTGCTGCTGGGCGAGGACGAGGCGCTGCTCGCCCGATTGCGTGAGGCGGTCTTCGAGCATGTCCAGTGGCTCATTCCGAGCGGCCGCAGCCTGACCATCTCCGCCGACAAGAACAGGCTCTCGCTCTCGCTCGATCAAGCGGCCTGA
- a CDS encoding phosphotransferase enzyme family protein encodes MDVVAAFPFDHPGEPVSLYDYAPVLRVRDRRGDWVLKRTGLVHSDGEAIGQWLTALHGLGVDVVAPAAHLHPNPRRLEDGQEWVVYPFVSGTGYHADESEIVDAGRLLGRMHAADPPEANALAIYSEPMVRDAEWIEPHLVLAEDAIETAGADRRAFREATRARLATAEPVMGLPLAGCSFDFKASNLVFSPKPTLVDPDHAARMPRLYDLAVALLLFHCDLSTAPGRLWTPNEWAAFLMGYAEHVVFTDAELAAWSSILELAWLDQGIWLLGNWPEGWADAKDRAYLLDVATFDPAVFPLTHPDHIASG; translated from the coding sequence ATGGATGTGGTCGCCGCCTTCCCGTTCGATCATCCGGGCGAGCCCGTGTCGCTCTACGACTATGCGCCCGTGCTGCGTGTTCGTGATCGTCGCGGCGATTGGGTTCTGAAGCGAACGGGGCTGGTCCATTCGGACGGCGAGGCGATTGGACAATGGCTGACGGCGCTACATGGCTTGGGCGTCGATGTGGTGGCTCCGGCAGCGCACCTCCACCCCAATCCCCGCCGCCTTGAAGACGGCCAGGAGTGGGTGGTCTATCCGTTTGTGTCGGGCACCGGATACCATGCCGATGAAAGCGAGATTGTCGACGCCGGGCGTTTGCTCGGCCGGATGCACGCGGCCGATCCGCCCGAGGCGAATGCCTTGGCGATTTACAGTGAGCCGATGGTGCGAGATGCCGAATGGATCGAGCCGCACCTTGTTTTGGCTGAAGACGCCATCGAAACCGCCGGTGCGGATCGGCGCGCATTCCGGGAGGCAACGCGGGCACGCCTCGCCACGGCCGAACCCGTCATGGGTTTGCCGCTCGCTGGTTGCAGCTTCGACTTCAAAGCGTCGAACCTCGTTTTCAGCCCGAAGCCTACGCTGGTCGATCCGGACCATGCGGCACGGATGCCAAGGCTCTATGACCTCGCTGTCGCGCTGCTCCTGTTCCACTGCGACCTCTCCACCGCTCCCGGTCGATTATGGACGCCGAACGAGTGGGCGGCCTTCTTGATGGGCTATGCCGAGCATGTCGTCTTCACTGACGCGGAACTGGCGGCGTGGTCGTCGATCCTGGAACTGGCATGGCTCGATCAAGGCATCTGGCTTTTGGGAAACTGGCCGGAGGGGTGGGCGGACGCGAAGGATCGTGCATATCTTTTGGACGTAGCCACCTTCGACCCGGCGGTGTTCCCGCTAACGCATCCGGATCATATTGCGAGCGGATAG
- a CDS encoding S41 family peptidase, translating into MFNGAALTALLLVATASMTAPLKGQDWASKARQDIASAHDIIRDNHPGPVDVSNPRFKDWLERGQLQALAQAKAATTESDYWRALTFYINGFQDGHLTVRRNGSVAQVWPGFLTSTDALGVTRITVSTIAAAPIGARVAECDGVPSTRLLDERVHPYLTNAGIAHERLLTASYLFVGEAGDRPKLMKACRIETGVGAPRRILLDWKPIDKADLAQRLPEAQGRVEPPLAVRQINGVWFVSLPSFNWWGDQAAKMQAMVEEVKRQAGTLHSASRVVIDVRGNPGGNSQWASEIASALWSDNAVLAITNSFDQTVDWRASAQNAQLTRASAARSMAAGLTEDARGRNRVADQMDAARAKGQDLFTDAELPTSRGLPSGYTSPFKGKVFFLTDMRCASACLDFADVVTRMPGVTHIGQPTSADTVYIDNVEIPLPSGNARLSYSLKVYRHRLRGSNQWYSPKVVWPGGQMTDASVARWVATL; encoded by the coding sequence TTGTTTAACGGTGCCGCGCTGACCGCCTTGCTTCTTGTTGCGACAGCGTCAATGACCGCGCCGCTCAAAGGGCAGGATTGGGCTTCAAAGGCGCGGCAGGACATTGCATCTGCTCATGATATTATCCGGGACAACCATCCTGGCCCGGTTGATGTGTCGAACCCGAGGTTTAAGGACTGGCTTGAAAGGGGCCAATTACAGGCGTTGGCACAGGCCAAGGCCGCGACCACCGAAAGTGATTACTGGCGGGCGCTGACTTTCTACATCAACGGGTTTCAGGACGGACACCTCACAGTCAGGCGCAATGGCAGTGTGGCCCAAGTCTGGCCTGGTTTCCTGACTTCCACGGATGCGTTGGGGGTTACACGCATCACCGTCAGCACGATCGCGGCGGCCCCGATCGGCGCACGAGTGGCAGAGTGCGACGGTGTGCCGTCCACGCGCCTGCTGGACGAGCGGGTCCATCCATACCTCACGAACGCTGGCATAGCGCATGAGCGCCTGCTTACCGCTTCTTACTTGTTCGTTGGCGAGGCGGGCGATCGGCCGAAGCTGATGAAGGCTTGCAGGATCGAGACGGGCGTCGGTGCGCCGCGTCGTATTCTGCTGGACTGGAAACCCATCGACAAGGCCGACCTCGCGCAACGACTTCCTGAAGCGCAAGGAAGGGTGGAGCCGCCCTTGGCTGTGCGCCAGATCAACGGCGTGTGGTTCGTCTCCCTGCCATCCTTCAACTGGTGGGGCGATCAGGCGGCCAAGATGCAGGCGATGGTGGAGGAGGTGAAGCGGCAAGCCGGCACGCTTCATTCCGCTTCCCGAGTTGTCATCGACGTTCGAGGTAATCCGGGCGGAAACAGCCAGTGGGCCAGCGAGATCGCATCCGCCCTCTGGAGTGATAACGCCGTCTTGGCGATCACCAATAGCTTCGATCAGACGGTCGATTGGAGGGCATCGGCCCAGAACGCCCAGCTCACTCGCGCATCCGCCGCTCGCTCAATGGCGGCGGGGCTGACCGAGGATGCAAGAGGCCGCAACCGTGTCGCCGACCAGATGGATGCAGCAAGGGCCAAAGGGCAAGACTTGTTCACCGACGCCGAACTACCGACGTCGCGCGGCCTTCCGTCAGGTTACACGTCGCCGTTCAAAGGCAAGGTGTTCTTCCTCACGGACATGCGATGTGCCAGCGCCTGTCTGGATTTTGCCGATGTTGTCACCCGCATGCCGGGGGTCACGCATATCGGCCAGCCGACCTCGGCCGATACCGTTTACATAGACAACGTCGAGATACCGCTTCCAAGCGGTAACGCCCGGCTAAGCTACTCGCTTAAGGTCTACCGGCACAGGCTGCGGGGCAGCAATCAATGGTACAGCCCAAAGGTGGTTTGGCCGGGAGGGCAGATGACAGATGCCTCTGTGGCACGATGGGTTGCTACGCTCTGA
- a CDS encoding tyrosine-type recombinase/integrase, whose amino-acid sequence MVSIIRAGAGESNVPAGFPILLNAEMAIIEPAFVWLMEHAELSGRARATETVRTYSEHLHDWFDSLEQSGIEWREADERVITAYRNRMLENPSTHTGRPYARTTINARVSTVCRFYSWTLDRKLIDHCPFRLTEKMTLMLDGAYRPGLQRRQVNELIVSRPEKLPRPLRADELARLFAHLRPTARLAAQWALGAGLRRKELCALAVDQIPDSWPLDLDSDPLVGVPLHITKGDRPRIVYPPLRLLDHTHWYVGEDRARIVRRIRRSDRGYRAPPNLLLNEHGHAMTRKLLTTQLAEAFGAAGLQGTLHWLRHTFAMAMLVRLQIQARTNPDLNPLKVVQVLLGHASITTTAIYLRCVELHERDLSESLAYLYGELIPADG is encoded by the coding sequence GTGGTATCGATCATTCGAGCCGGCGCGGGCGAAAGCAATGTCCCCGCTGGCTTTCCAATCCTGCTTAATGCGGAGATGGCGATCATTGAGCCGGCCTTCGTCTGGCTCATGGAGCACGCCGAACTGAGCGGCCGCGCCCGGGCCACGGAAACCGTGCGGACCTACAGCGAGCATCTCCACGACTGGTTCGACTCACTCGAACAATCGGGGATCGAATGGCGCGAAGCCGACGAACGCGTCATCACCGCCTATCGCAACCGGATGTTGGAGAATCCCAGCACGCATACCGGGCGGCCCTATGCCCGGACCACGATCAATGCGCGTGTCTCGACCGTCTGCCGCTTTTATAGCTGGACCCTAGATCGAAAGCTTATCGACCACTGCCCGTTCCGGTTGACCGAGAAGATGACGCTGATGTTGGACGGCGCCTATCGCCCCGGACTACAGCGGCGCCAGGTCAACGAGCTGATCGTCTCGCGCCCGGAAAAACTGCCGCGACCGTTGCGAGCCGACGAACTGGCACGGCTGTTCGCGCATCTCAGGCCTACTGCTCGACTTGCCGCGCAATGGGCGCTTGGGGCGGGGCTGCGCCGCAAGGAGCTTTGCGCGCTCGCCGTCGACCAGATCCCGGATAGCTGGCCACTCGACCTCGACAGCGATCCACTTGTCGGCGTGCCGCTCCATATCACCAAGGGAGACCGGCCAAGGATAGTCTATCCGCCGCTTCGGCTGCTCGATCATACGCACTGGTATGTGGGCGAGGATCGCGCCCGGATCGTCCGCCGTATCCGCCGTTCCGACCGTGGCTATCGCGCGCCGCCCAATCTGCTGCTGAACGAGCATGGTCACGCCATGACGCGTAAGCTCCTGACGACACAGCTTGCGGAAGCGTTTGGGGCCGCGGGACTTCAGGGCACACTGCACTGGCTGCGGCACACCTTCGCGATGGCAATGCTGGTTCGCCTTCAGATCCAGGCCCGCACCAATCCCGATCTCAACCCGCTCAAGGTCGTGCAGGTGCTGCTCGGCCACGCCTCGATCACGACGACGGCAATCTATCTGCGCTGTGTCGAACTGCACGAACGCGACCTGAGCGAAAGCCTCGCCTATCTTTATGGCGAGCTGATCCCCGCCGATGGCTAG
- a CDS encoding site-specific integrase: protein MARGRLDRTLRLDQAPANHPAEVAEIQFRDEWSKIVQRFDPALFGMPDDISAAIARAFRDHDVASSAATRTARWFALRVFGRFLREDARVWRAADLDTATIRRFIAWLAMPTNGRRRGVRSQSGQLGMIRPVLKRAIADNPGLFAPGFAVPNNPIPLAGVQRLPQDRLTPAAMRALLAVCYSEIDTAWAKFQHGQTIVNLPNAPLHSGRTAERDRWIWKLHRRGHGIMPPSRGSDFSKPDRQRIADIGGFRELEGYLHLTTDTLVAFYIVLLIQTAANAGPLRQIKRDCLVPHPLDRHRVMVEWVKPRAGGKVKRMQRRSFDNRRPYAAPRLIEKLLAMTSPLLPHVEPSKRDRLFLHRFLMTTGRLEREYLAGHIVQATLRSAMLRFYVQHNRAIASWNDANPSKSRSLLPDFSPKLFRSSMASAHYTASQGDIMAAKAVLNHANVATTDIYVDGEAVRRLERDTIARLQSLMITWVTGETSSHDSQHQGPDTSVRVTALFGHNCLRPIDNGYARPGGVCPKLGGCLACPGLIVPIEPNHLARIVQATRHLEAARQRIDPIRFGLFYAPSLQVLTQDLLPAFPPEMMPDAERLMPALPPLPDLE, encoded by the coding sequence ATGGCTAGGGGCCGCCTCGATCGGACGCTGAGACTTGATCAGGCACCGGCGAACCATCCGGCGGAGGTCGCCGAAATCCAGTTCCGCGACGAATGGAGCAAGATCGTCCAGCGCTTCGACCCGGCCCTGTTCGGAATGCCGGACGATATCAGCGCCGCCATCGCTCGGGCCTTCCGCGATCATGATGTAGCATCCAGCGCCGCGACCCGCACCGCGCGCTGGTTCGCGCTGCGCGTGTTCGGGAGGTTCCTGCGCGAAGACGCGCGTGTCTGGCGCGCGGCAGACCTCGACACGGCAACGATCCGCCGGTTCATCGCCTGGCTGGCGATGCCCACCAACGGGCGCAGGCGTGGCGTCCGCTCACAATCCGGTCAGCTTGGTATGATCCGGCCGGTCCTCAAGCGCGCGATCGCGGACAATCCAGGCTTGTTCGCACCGGGCTTCGCCGTTCCCAACAATCCGATCCCGCTCGCCGGCGTCCAGCGGTTACCGCAAGACCGGCTGACACCCGCCGCAATGCGCGCCCTGCTGGCAGTCTGCTATTCCGAGATCGACACGGCTTGGGCCAAGTTCCAGCACGGGCAAACCATCGTCAATCTTCCGAATGCGCCGCTCCATAGTGGGCGGACCGCCGAACGAGATCGCTGGATCTGGAAGCTCCATCGCCGCGGCCACGGCATCATGCCGCCCTCCCGCGGCTCGGATTTTAGTAAGCCCGATCGACAACGGATCGCCGACATAGGTGGGTTCCGCGAGCTCGAGGGCTATCTCCACCTCACGACCGACACGCTGGTTGCGTTTTATATCGTGCTACTGATCCAGACGGCGGCCAATGCCGGTCCGCTCCGCCAGATCAAGCGGGACTGCCTCGTGCCCCATCCGCTCGATCGGCATCGCGTCATGGTCGAGTGGGTGAAGCCTCGTGCTGGCGGCAAGGTGAAGCGCATGCAACGGCGCTCGTTCGATAACCGTCGACCCTACGCGGCGCCTCGTCTGATCGAAAAGCTCCTGGCGATGACTTCGCCTCTGCTACCGCATGTGGAGCCGTCCAAACGCGACCGGCTGTTCCTGCACCGCTTCCTCATGACGACAGGACGCCTCGAGCGCGAGTATCTCGCCGGTCATATCGTGCAGGCCACGTTGCGATCGGCAATGTTGCGCTTCTACGTGCAGCACAATCGCGCGATAGCCTCCTGGAACGATGCGAATCCCAGCAAGTCCCGTTCTCTGCTTCCAGACTTCTCGCCAAAGCTGTTCCGCAGCAGCATGGCAAGCGCCCATTACACAGCGTCGCAGGGCGATATCATGGCGGCCAAGGCGGTCCTCAATCATGCGAATGTCGCCACCACCGACATCTATGTCGATGGCGAGGCCGTCCGCCGCCTCGAACGCGATACGATCGCCCGGCTCCAGTCGCTGATGATCACATGGGTCACTGGCGAGACGTCCTCCCATGACTCGCAACATCAAGGGCCGGATACCAGCGTGCGGGTAACGGCGCTGTTCGGGCACAACTGCCTTCGCCCGATCGACAACGGATACGCCCGCCCTGGCGGCGTGTGCCCAAAACTGGGAGGCTGCCTTGCCTGTCCGGGCCTGATCGTCCCAATCGAGCCGAATCATCTGGCGCGCATCGTCCAAGCCACCAGGCATCTTGAAGCGGCGCGGCAACGGATCGACCCGATCCGGTTCGGCCTCTTCTACGCACCTAGTCTTCAAGTGCTGACACAAGACCTGCTGCCGGCGTTCCCGCCCGAAATGATGCCGGACGCGGAACGGCTCATGCCCGCTCTGCCGCCGCTGCCGGACCTAGAATAG